A window of the Halichoerus grypus chromosome 2, mHalGry1.hap1.1, whole genome shotgun sequence genome harbors these coding sequences:
- the LOC118548935 gene encoding peroxiredoxin-1, producing MSSGNAKIGHPAPNFKATAVMPDGQFKDLSLSDYKGKYIVFFFYPLDFSFVCPTEIIAFSDRAEEFKKLNCQVIGASVDSHFCHLAWISTPKKQGGLGPMNIPLVSDPKHTIAQDYGVLKADEGISFRGLFIIDDKGILRQITVDDLPVGRSVDETLRLVQAFQFTDKHGEVCPAGWKPGSDTVKPDVQKSKEYFSKQK from the coding sequence ATGTCTTCAGGAAATGCCAAAATTGGGCATCCTGCCCCCAACTTCAAAGCCACGGCTGTTATGCCAGATGGCCAGTTCAAAGACCTCAGCCTATCTGACTACAAAGGAAAATACATTGTGTTCTTCTTTTACCCTCTTGACTTCTCCTTTGTGTGCCCCACGGAGATCATTGCTTTCAGTGACAGGGcagaagaatttaagaaactcAACTGTCAAGTGATTGGTGCTTCTGTGGATTCTCATTTCTGTCACCTGGCATGGATCAGCACACCCAAGAAACAAGGAGGACTGGGACCCATGAACATTCCCTTGGTATCAGACCCCAAGCATACCATTGCTCAGGACTATGGAGTCTTAAAGGCTGATGAAGGCATCTCGTTCAGGGGCCTCTTTATCATTGATGATAAAGGTATCCTTAGGCAGATCACGGTAGATGACCTTCCTGTCGGCCGCTCTGTGGATGAGACTCTGCGACTGGTTCAGGCCTTCCAGTTTACTGACAAGCATGGGGAAGTGTGCCCAGCTGGCTGGAAGCCTGGCAGTGATACCGTCAAGCCTGATGTCcagaagagcaaagaatatttCTCTAAGCAGAAGTGA